The Balneolaceae bacterium genome segment CATGGGCAGTGGGTCAAGAGGTATATGATAAAATTACCGGAACGGAAGCAAAACGCCGCTCCATGCCTTTAATATAAAAAAGGGCGGCCCCGATGTGCATCGAGGCCGCCCGTAAAATCTGCCGGGTACCGCCGGATCCTAGAAGGAGTAGCGGATACCCAGTTGCAGCTGCCAGCGGGAGCTCAGATCGTTGATGCTGTAAAGCTCATCATCGGTGACGTTATCCTCGTCAAAGCTCATGATGGGCTTCCCAAGGTCACCGCCGCCCAGGTTGTACTGCGGATTGTTGTTGATGAAATCCTGGTCGACATATCCCTGGAAAGCGAGCAGCTGGTAGTTGTTGAAGCCGTTGATCGACTTCTGCACGCCCCAGTCGCTGTTCAGCAGGTTGAGCACATTGAAGACACTTGCCGTCAGCTCCACGCTCTGTCCACTGAAAGTCTGGATCTCCTGATTGATGCGGAGGTCCAGGAAGTTCGACCACGGCTCGCGGGCGGTGCCGCGCTCAACGTGGTCGCCCCGGTAGTCGTCCAGGGAGGGATGGTCAGAGATAAAGCTGTCGAAGGCACTCCAGTTGCCGCTGGCCATAACCACCTCGTCGGCGCTGGCCGGTACGTAGATCAGGTCATTGTCAAAACGGCCGTCTCCGTTGGCATCGCCGGAGTAGATCCAGCTGAAGGGCGCGCCTGCGCGACCGTCGTAGACCAGCGAGATGGTGGTCGCAAAGCGGTCAGCCCAGTCGAAGCGGTAGGACAGCTGTCCAAGCACCCGGTGACGGCGCTCAAAATCGGCCGTGCCGAGACCCGGATTGTTCACATCCACGTTCTCGTTGTACTGCCAGTTGGAGATGGCGCGGCTGGACGTACCGTTGTTCACGGTCTCAGCCCGGTTGTAGGTGTAGGCCAGGCTGGCTCTCCAGCCGTTTTCCCACTGTTTCTGTACCTGCCCCGTCAAACTCATCTGGTAGCCCTTGCTGGTATTGTCCAGCACGATGGCGTTGGTAAAATCGTCGCTCACCCGCTCGGGGAAACCGGAGGTGTTTCCAAAGAAGGGACTGAAAACGATGTCGCCGTAAATGGGCCTTCCATACCTGGAGGTTCCCACCTGCTCGATGTTGATGTTCCGGAAGACCACTTCGTTGATCATCTTGGAATAGATGCCTTCGATGGTACCGGTCATGCCCCAGGGCAGGTCCTGGTCAACCGCCAGGTTGAATTTGAGGGACTGTGGATATTTGAAGCCGTCCTCCAGGAGATTGACCTCGGAGGTATTGACGCCAGCGAGGTCGGAACGCTGCTGGTCGGGGTCCGGTTGGAAGGTAAAGTCGTCGGGCAGCTGGCCTCCTGATAGGTCAATACGTCCGTAGTCGGCGCCCGTGTTGCTGTACTGGTTGGAGATCCAGACGAAGGGCGGATTTCCGGAGAAGATGCCGACGCCGCCGCGCACCTGGGTGGTGCGTTCGCCGCCGCTGGCATCCCAGTTGAAGCCCAGTCGCGGTGCCCAGAGCACGTTGCCGCTGGCGATGCGCGTGGTGCTGTAGCCCGAAAAGGCTTCGGGCACCAGGGGATTGTACGTGGGATCGTCCGGCAGAATGGGGATGTCGGCACGCAGGCCCATGGTGAGGGTCAGGTCGTCATTGACCGTCCATTGGTCCTGGGCATACAAGCCCAGCTGGATGCCGGAGAACTTAGCCCGCTCATTGCCCCCCGGCAGCAGGTGGCTGTGGAGGTAGGAGTAGGGATCTCCCTCACGAAAATCTTCGATGCTTCGGAAAGTATAGGTGCCGAAGGCGTCCTGCACGAAGAGGTTGTCAAAGGTGAAGATCTGGTTGCTCGTACCGATGGTCAGCTCGTGGTCACCGATAATCCAGTTCAGGTTGTTGGTGAACTCGATCAGGTCCTGTCCCAGTGCGTTGGCCTGGGAGAAGCGGTCAATACCCATATAAATGCTGGCGAAGTCACCCTGTCCGTCGGGAAGACTTATCTCCACCTCCGGGAAAGGTTCGGCCACCACGTCGCGGGAGTCGCGGATGCGGGTGTAGACCACACGGGCCTCGTTGAACAGGTTGTCGCTGAAATTACTTTGCAGCTGCGCCACAATGGACTGCTGCTCGCTGTTGAAATTGTACTGGCGATTGCTGAAGGAGTATTCGTCGGAACCACGGAAGATGCCCTCCTCGTCCACGGCGTCCACCCAGTTGTAGCGGAGGGTGAACTTGTGGTCGTCGTTGATG includes the following:
- a CDS encoding carboxypeptidase regulatory-like domain-containing protein → MNRYIILLAAILLPIGVFAQGTTSGTIEGIVWDAQGEPLPSANVVAIHQPTGTRFGTATRIDGRYTIKNVRVGGPYEVRVTFVGYNPQRKEIENISLNETVELNFEMEEGSLSLDQIAVTADADPVFNANRTGASTNISRQEIETTPTISRSLQDFTRLNPQVSSGYSFGGANDRYNNILVDGATLNDVFGLGEAVPGSQAGVSSPISIDAIEEFNVDIAPFDVTNNGFTGGQVNAITKSGTNQYSGSAYYQLRNESFVGNYQFDRDGETQNSSDYPSFDESYLGLSVGGPIIEDELFFFVNGEFRRQSSPITTGIAGSGAANEFALGSDPFNEIASIAQNQYGYNPGDYSSPFTTAQDNNKLLAKLDWNINDDHKFTLRYNWVDAVDEEGIFRGSDEYSFSNRQYNFNSEQQSIVAQLQSNFSDNLFNEARVVYTRIRDSRDVVAEPFPEVEISLPDGQGDFASIYMGIDRFSQANALGQDLIEFTNNLNWIIGDHELTIGTSNQIFTFDNLFVQDAFGTYTFRSIEDFREGDPYSYLHSHLLPGGNERAKFSGIQLGLYAQDQWTVNDDLTLTMGLRADIPILPDDPTYNPLVPEAFSGYSTTRIASGNVLWAPRLGFNWDASGGERTTQVRGGVGIFSGNPPFVWISNQYSNTGADYGRIDLSGGQLPDDFTFQPDPDQQRSDLAGVNTSEVNLLEDGFKYPQSLKFNLAVDQDLPWGMTGTIEGIYSKMINEVVFRNINIEQVGTSRYGRPIYGDIVFSPFFGNTSGFPERVSDDFTNAIVLDNTSKGYQMSLTGQVQKQWENGWRASLAYTYNRAETVNNGTSSRAISNWQYNENVDVNNPGLGTADFERRHRVLGQLSYRFDWADRFATTISLVYDGRAGAPFSWIYSGDANGDGRFDNDLIYVPASADEVVMASGNWSAFDSFISDHPSLDDYRGDHVERGTAREPWSNFLDLRINQEIQTFSGQSVELTASVFNVLNLLNSDWGVQKSINGFNNYQLLAFQGYVDQDFINNNPQYNLGGGDLGKPIMSFDEDNVTDDELYSINDLSSRWQLQLGIRYSF